The Saccharopolyspora gloriosae genome window below encodes:
- a CDS encoding PPOX class F420-dependent oxidoreductase — protein MELPEGLLDLLCKPSPCFVATAMPDGAPQLTQTWCDTDGDHVLINTVEGAQKVRNLRRDPRVAVNVTDPESSARYYALRGRTVDIRHDGAVEHIHELSHRYLGMPYPWFGGEREEDRLLVRIRVDSLSFVG, from the coding sequence ATGGAACTGCCCGAAGGCCTGCTGGACCTGCTCTGCAAGCCGAGCCCGTGCTTCGTCGCCACCGCGATGCCCGACGGCGCGCCGCAGCTCACCCAGACCTGGTGCGACACCGACGGCGACCACGTCCTGATCAACACGGTGGAAGGCGCGCAGAAGGTGCGCAACCTCCGCCGCGACCCGCGAGTCGCCGTGAACGTCACCGACCCGGAGAGCTCCGCCCGCTACTACGCGCTGCGCGGCCGGACCGTGGACATCCGCCACGACGGCGCCGTGGAGCACATCCACGAGCTCTCGCACCGCTACCTGGGCATGCCGTACCCGTGGTTCGGCGGCGAACGCGAAGAAGACCGGCTACTGGTCCGAATCCGAGTCGACAGCCTCAGTTTTGTGGGGTGA